One part of the Bacteroidia bacterium genome encodes these proteins:
- the gpmI gene encoding 2,3-bisphosphoglycerate-independent phosphoglycerate mutase: MNSGKVILIIQDGWGIADNPAVSAIQSAKTTFYDKALKEQSSCKLEASGNAVGLPEGQMGNSEVGHMNIGAGRIVYQDLVRINHEIKSGEFAKNQSFQELLSYCKDKNKPLHLLGLLSDGGVHSSIDHLKGIISFLAKENLAGVYIHVFTDGRDTAPDGGKSYIADLEAHMKKEGCGEIATIIGRYYAMDRDKRWERVKLAYDLLIEGKGKAFTSAADAIQASYDAEITDEFVEASVIVKDGVPVSKIADGDALLFYNFRTDRGRQLTHVLTQEDMPDAGMKTLDLHYATMTRYDEKFQGLHVLYEKDQIKNGLGEYLSNQGKKQIRIAETEKYPHVTFFFNGGREEQMPGEAYMICPSPKVATYDLKPEMSAYDIRDKIIPEIEKGEVDFVCLNFANPDMVGHTGVFEAAVKACETVDACSEAIVKVAMEQGYKVLLTSDHGNSDKMQNSDGSPHTAHTTALVPLILFDPENTYRLKPATGKLGDLAPSILTLMGLSIPEEMSGDILIES, encoded by the coding sequence ATGAATTCTGGAAAAGTAATTTTAATCATCCAAGACGGTTGGGGAATTGCAGATAATCCTGCAGTTAGCGCCATTCAATCCGCGAAAACGACCTTTTATGACAAAGCCCTCAAAGAGCAATCAAGCTGTAAACTTGAGGCCTCAGGCAATGCTGTCGGCCTTCCGGAGGGTCAAATGGGCAACTCAGAAGTGGGTCATATGAATATTGGTGCCGGGAGGATCGTTTATCAGGATTTGGTGCGAATTAACCATGAAATAAAATCGGGAGAATTCGCAAAAAACCAGTCTTTTCAGGAATTGCTTTCCTATTGTAAAGACAAAAATAAGCCCCTTCACCTACTTGGGTTATTAAGTGACGGTGGCGTTCATAGTAGTATCGATCATTTAAAGGGGATCATAAGTTTCCTTGCCAAAGAAAATCTTGCAGGAGTCTACATTCATGTCTTTACAGATGGAAGAGATACTGCACCCGATGGAGGAAAATCTTATATAGCCGATTTGGAAGCCCATATGAAAAAAGAAGGCTGTGGAGAGATCGCCACGATTATAGGAAGATACTATGCCATGGATAGAGATAAGCGCTGGGAAAGAGTGAAACTGGCTTATGATCTTTTGATTGAAGGTAAGGGAAAAGCCTTTACTTCTGCGGCCGATGCGATCCAGGCTTCTTATGATGCTGAGATTACAGATGAATTTGTTGAAGCATCAGTTATAGTAAAAGATGGTGTTCCTGTCTCAAAGATTGCCGATGGAGATGCCCTCCTCTTTTACAACTTTCGTACGGATCGAGGAAGACAATTGACTCATGTACTCACGCAGGAAGATATGCCCGATGCTGGAATGAAGACTTTAGACCTTCATTATGCAACCATGACCCGCTACGATGAGAAGTTTCAGGGATTACATGTTTTATATGAAAAGGACCAGATAAAGAATGGCCTGGGAGAATACCTTTCTAATCAGGGGAAAAAACAGATCCGGATAGCAGAAACTGAAAAATATCCTCATGTTACCTTTTTCTTTAATGGAGGAAGAGAAGAGCAAATGCCCGGAGAAGCATACATGATCTGTCCTTCTCCCAAAGTAGCCACCTATGACCTTAAACCGGAAATGAGTGCCTATGATATCCGGGACAAGATCATTCCGGAGATTGAGAAAGGAGAGGTTGATTTCGTATGCCTAAACTTCGCCAATCCTGATATGGTAGGGCATACAGGGGTTTTTGAGGCTGCTGTAAAGGCCTGCGAGACCGTTGATGCCTGTTCTGAAGCTATCGTAAAGGTTGCGATGGAGCAAGGCTACAAAGTCCTCCTTACTTCCGATCATGGCAATTCTGATAAAATGCAGAATTCAGATGGGAGCCCTCATACAGCCCATACAACTGCTTTGGTACCTCTTATTCTATTTGATCCGGAAAATACCTATCGACTTAAGCCTGCTACGGGTAAACTAGGAGACCTGGCTCCCAGCATCCTCACGCTCATGGGACTAAGTATACCGGAAGAAATGTCGGGAGATATCCTGATAGAATCCTGA
- the nadC gene encoding carboxylating nicotinate-nucleotide diphosphorylase, translating into MPDFLNDPRTDQIIAAALQEDIGPGDYTSLSTIPEGLHAKARCLIKDEGILAGMEIARRIFEKVDPKLEMEDLLKEGTSVKYGDEAFYVSGDPRSILQAERLVLNIMQRMSGIATYTHKVSKELEGLKCKVLDTRKTTPLIRHLEKWAVHIGGGVNHRFGLYDMVMIKDNHIDYAGGIPQAIQACKAYLKAHNLDLNIEVETRNLEEVKIALDEGGVYRIMLDNMSLEMMKEAVELIDGRTQTEASGGITVERVKAVGETGVDYISMGALTHSVKSMDISLKAVK; encoded by the coding sequence ATGCCTGATTTTCTCAATGACCCTCGCACCGATCAAATCATAGCAGCCGCTCTTCAGGAAGACATTGGTCCTGGTGATTATACCAGCCTTTCTACTATACCTGAAGGCCTGCATGCCAAAGCCAGATGCCTGATCAAGGATGAGGGGATTTTGGCGGGTATGGAAATTGCCAGAAGAATCTTTGAAAAAGTAGATCCGAAATTGGAGATGGAAGATCTTCTCAAGGAAGGTACATCAGTAAAATATGGAGATGAGGCCTTTTATGTAAGTGGAGATCCCCGATCCATTTTACAGGCAGAGCGTTTGGTATTAAATATCATGCAGCGCATGAGTGGAATCGCAACCTACACCCATAAAGTAAGTAAGGAGTTGGAAGGCCTGAAATGTAAGGTGCTGGATACCCGTAAAACGACTCCCCTGATCCGTCATCTCGAAAAATGGGCCGTTCATATTGGAGGAGGAGTAAATCACCGTTTCGGGCTGTATGATATGGTGATGATCAAGGACAACCATATTGATTATGCGGGCGGTATCCCACAGGCTATTCAGGCCTGTAAAGCGTATCTGAAAGCTCACAATCTTGATCTTAATATAGAAGTCGAAACCCGCAATCTTGAAGAAGTAAAGATAGCCCTGGATGAGGGAGGAGTCTATCGCATTATGCTAGACAATATGTCTTTGGAAATGATGAAAGAAGCTGTCGAATTGATCGACGGTAGAACTCAAACCGAAGCTTCAGGGGGAATTACAGTAGAAAGAGTGAAAGCAGTAGGAGAAACCGGAGTCGATTATATATCTATGGGAGCGTTGACTCATTCTGTGAAGAGTATGGATATTAGTCTGAAGGCGGTGAAATAA
- the crcB gene encoding fluoride efflux transporter CrcB, whose translation MNPFLAVFIGGGLGSILRYALSLWLGKHSSGFPSATFAANILSCVVLALAWVYVEKHLNLDEGLKLLVLVGFCGGFSTFSTFSLETFRLLEEGKMLLASIYVLASVAACLAVLAFIFSNSK comes from the coding sequence ATGAACCCATTTTTAGCCGTATTTATTGGGGGAGGATTGGGAAGTATTCTTCGCTATGCATTATCCCTCTGGCTTGGCAAGCACAGTTCTGGTTTTCCCAGCGCTACTTTTGCTGCGAATATCCTCAGTTGTGTAGTGCTGGCTTTGGCCTGGGTGTACGTCGAGAAACATCTCAATTTGGACGAAGGACTAAAGCTACTTGTCCTTGTAGGCTTTTGCGGAGGCTTCTCAACCTTTTCTACCTTTAGCCTGGAAACTTTCCGTCTGTTGGAGGAAGGGAAAATGCTTCTGGCCTCTATATATGTCCTTGCTTCCGTTGCGGCCTGCCTGGCCGTATTGGCCTTTATTTTCTCTAATAGCAAATAA
- a CDS encoding serine hydrolase domain-containing protein, whose protein sequence is MLKKGAIIVLTIIVTSLLFDATPPQSQAGIMTAIEDDPHKLGTYLRIMKAPGIDKIFTHLHHKKRFNGSVLVMQEGETLYKKSFGYANMRTKENLDEHSAFQLASVSKIFTAYAVVLLQQEGKLNIEDKVADHIKGWPYDNMSIKNLLNHRSGMSRYMAVASWYWKNWRKDMSNDDVLKQFIRHKPPIFFRPDRNFNYCNTNYVILASLVEEVSGMPFEEFMQERIFTPLEMKDAMIFGRGQGMEIPHEAEGYKAGRRGYYKAPNDYIDGVWGDKNMFASISDLEKFDEGLRKYKLLDEEHTALLFEPGSKWRKYNYGLGWRLKRGEENLIYHFGWWRGYRTCYIKDPTNDLTLIILTNRDHPGLNVDYWKVYKQILDT, encoded by the coding sequence ATGTTGAAGAAAGGTGCGATTATCGTATTGACGATAATAGTTACTTCCTTGCTTTTTGATGCAACTCCCCCACAAAGTCAAGCAGGTATAATGACAGCCATCGAAGATGATCCCCATAAACTCGGGACCTATCTTAGGATAATGAAAGCGCCTGGCATTGACAAAATTTTCACCCACTTACACCACAAAAAACGATTTAACGGATCCGTCCTGGTTATGCAGGAAGGGGAGACTTTGTATAAGAAAAGTTTTGGTTATGCCAATATGCGTACAAAGGAAAATCTGGATGAGCATTCTGCTTTCCAGTTGGCATCGGTTTCCAAAATATTTACAGCTTATGCTGTAGTGCTCCTTCAGCAGGAAGGGAAGCTGAATATAGAGGATAAAGTTGCCGATCATATCAAAGGCTGGCCGTATGATAATATGAGCATAAAAAACCTGCTCAACCATCGTTCGGGAATGTCGCGGTATATGGCAGTAGCGAGTTGGTATTGGAAGAACTGGAGAAAGGACATGAGCAATGATGATGTATTGAAACAGTTCATTCGTCATAAGCCTCCGATCTTCTTTCGCCCGGATCGCAATTTCAATTATTGCAATACCAATTATGTGATCCTGGCTTCTTTGGTAGAGGAAGTTTCGGGCATGCCCTTTGAGGAGTTTATGCAGGAGAGAATCTTTACTCCTTTGGAAATGAAGGATGCGATGATTTTTGGAAGAGGGCAGGGGATGGAGATTCCCCATGAGGCGGAAGGCTATAAAGCAGGACGAAGAGGGTATTATAAAGCCCCCAATGACTACATCGATGGTGTATGGGGAGATAAGAATATGTTTGCCAGTATTTCTGATCTTGAAAAATTTGACGAAGGACTGAGAAAATATAAACTCCTGGATGAAGAGCACACAGCTTTGCTTTTTGAGCCAGGATCAAAATGGCGTAAATACAATTATGGTTTAGGTTGGAGACTCAAAAGAGGAGAGGAAAATCTGATCTATCATTTCGGCTGGTGGCGTGGATACAGAACCTGTTACATTAAAGATCCCACGAACGACCTGACCCTGATCATTCTTACAAACCGTGACCACCCAGGTCTGAATGTAGATTATTGGAAAGTCTATAAACAGATCCTCGACACCTGA